TACAGTGTCTTCAGAGGAGCAGATTTGCCTTATTCTGAGAGCTCGGCTGTATGGAATGCTCTTCGTGCAGTGTGGAGGATGACAACTTTCAGGCGACAGGTATTGATGAGTATCTGTAGGTTTAGAGTATATATCTGTGTTTATTATACCTACAGAGAGGGTGCTAGATGTATCAAGGAAGTTTATGGTGGAATCAGATGTTTCATGGGTGAATTTGATGGTAGGGTGTTGATTGTTAGCATTTGTTATAAAAGTTTGTAATTTTTGGTCTCCCTTGTCCCATTTCATGTCAACGTCATCAATAAATCGATaccaggaaagcggtttttcgatGGAGCACTCCAGCAGTTGCATTTCAAATTTACCCATGAATATATTGGCATAAGATGGAGCCATTTTTGTACCCATAGCAGTGCCATTTTTCTGTAAATAGTGTTCTCCTTGGAATGTGAAGTTGTTCTTTTTCAAGACCATAGTAAGCATTTCAACTAAGCAATCAGTAGGTGGAATTTTAAGAGATCGAGAGTCCCAAACTTCTCTACATGCTTCAATACCATCCGCATGGGGAATATTCGTATAGAAAGAGGTGACATCCATAGTGACAAGAGTAGTATTGGCAGGTAGAGGGTTTAGATCCTGCATCTTTAATAAGTAATCTGTAGAATCTTTAATAAAAGATGGCAAGTTTTCTACATGTGGTCGAAGatagtaatcaacgaattcggatATTTTTTCGGTGGGATGACCATTAGCTGAGACGATTGGTCTACCTGGGTTACCAGGTTTATGAATTTTAGGGAGCAGGTAGAATCGCCCAGGTTTTGAATTTTcaggttttaaatatttaaaagtatcTATATCAATGATGTTATTGTCACACATTTCctttaaacattctgttatttcCTCGCTGAATTGGAGTGTGGGGTCCGaattaagttttttgtaaaaCCGGTCAAGATATTGTGGTGTAAAGCCACTAAGATATCACCACGAAAATCACCACAAACAAAGCCAGAAAACATGCACAGTGTCATTGAGTTGGTTAATGACACAATTGACGTGTATTATCTTCATATTGAAAAATCAAAGATACAATGTCATAAATACCAAAGTTTAAAAATATtactaaattttgaaattgtttctGTTTAACATGCAAGTTTTACACTTTGattcatgattgattgattgatggtgtTTGACCCCCGAGCAGCACAGAAAGGCTATATTCAGGCGATGGACATGAAATAGATGATATAAATGAACATGAATGTTgagataaagattttttttaaatgtggatgGGACGGGAACACTGGACCGCTCTTGGATGCCGCAGTAAATGTGGAGTGATGGACAGGGTCGGAGAATTTGTCTGTACAAGTGACAGGTAAGGCAATCTCTTGTCAAAATCTGATATAGGGTTCTTTAAAGTGTCAAAAACGTGGCATTTAGTTTAATGTAAATATTCTATTACAACTAGCTGAAGACGACCTTTTTGACAGATAAGATAAAAACAATGAAGCATTACTGGACTCGTACAATATAAATTTACTGGTAAATAATGTGGAGTAAAGTATCTCACCATATCTATAGCAGGATCATTACTGATAGAATTGGACTTGAATCAGGCAACATGAGCTGTTATATATATCAGCTCATGCTTTAGAACCTAAGGAAGTTCACTAATtactaatttcaaaataataagcttttCATAACAGTAGTTTAAATTGATTAGAGATTAAAGgaacaaaaagagaaaaaataaattataggtcaatgtgcttgtgcTTGTAATAACATATGGAACAAATAGAAATAGACAGTTTTTTAGTCACATGTAGTGCTGTACCCATGATAAGATTCGTGCACATCAGAGCGGATTTAGAGGAACTCAGGGGACCCGCCCCTCTTATCTgggaaaaaaattgattgattactgaagcatgaccggagtggGCCCACTTATTTCTATATCCGCAATTgtacatgatttcctaggaattTTATctagcttaaggtggtacccaacactttcactaaaattaatttggctcgtttaatttcaaaaaaatttgacaaagtatttactttgacccttgaacaaaaatataaaaatttcaaaaattttgaaccaaccgttttgtcagaaaaattacactgattatatagcagtttgacaaacaccaattttgatcattgagaagcttaatactcCTTTTTGAACAAAACGTAATCAAAACGTtcagctgactttacagagttatctccctgtagtgttaggtaccaccttaatatgaCTTTTATTGACAATGAACAACGAAGATTATGTTCTAATTTGACTAGAGACTATGAATTTTTACATATCATTTATGTTGTCTATGCTGCAGCTTCAGAATACTTATTTTCAGTCTCAGTGCCCAAAGTTACAAAGGTACTTCGGCATtattatattcaatttaaatgtATATCTATTGAACATatatttgtgatgtcatttaaTATACATGTTATGAAAGTGACACAATATTACGAGTTGAACGATGTACATGTCTTTAGTCATAAACAAAGTGAGAGTATTGTTTTCTTACATATTAATCTGTTTACAATTTCtaaaaattaacacaaaattaacaattaagacaatttggAAATATATAATTGTTAGCATTTGACCCtcattatgtaaaattgagaTCACCTTAACATGATGCAAGAGCGTGCCATATTTTGCCAGCCACTTGAGTGGGCTAAATATGACACGCTCTTGCATCATGTGAAGGTGAAATCAGATGAAATTTGACCTTCAAACAAAAAGCTTGAAGACCAAAATTGCTTCACAAACCGGAAGTTAGACTTACTTTACAGGAGGAAAATTTACACGCAGCATGTGCATATTTTTATGTCAACGTTTACTGCACCTGTAGATGCGATAGATATGGCATTGCCGAATACTATGTTAGATCAACCTTAACTTTGGAGTCGTATAACAACTAAATCAGCATTATAATTCTACAACATATTTGGTAATGTATCCGTAATGTACTTTTCAGTATGATTCCCAGACAAAGCAAGTTGATGTTTGAAGTAATATGAAATGGAAGGCCTTATGACAGTCCGATAAAACATGTGTTGAGTGACTTGGCGGTAGTTGGTGCAAGTCCTAAAGGACAAATGAACTGTACCACTATCCGGGACATCGTTTTAAACAGATTCGTATCTTGACCTTAAATCTTCCATAGGCATTGCTATTATATATGTTTAGCGGTTCTAATCAATATAATGGTCCATATttgttggcttataactcaaattAAATACAAACGGCAATGTCAGGTAAATTCAGGTAATATGACATTGCTTGGAGGTGTCAACTACCACTAATGGGATACCAGTGGATAATAAACCTGCTCAAAAGTGTATATATAAAGATAATTTTGATGATTAAGGGATATTTGAATTggattgaagtccaatcaactttaaacttagtacacacttAGTTCCCTATCATAAaaattttctaatttgaatgcaaaattaggtttttgaccccaattttcacggtccattgaacacagaaaatgatcgTGTGAGTAGGGCATCCTTgtaatatggacacattcttgtttattaagAAGAGTtggtatttaattttaattagtatCATAAACCattgaaatgtataaaaatcattgtatCGAATTCCAGATTACAATATCTTATTAGCTTAACACCtcaaatgtgcaaatttttattcCTTTACATAACTATTATAGCATTAATCTCTATTCATGCTATCAGCCTTTTCATCATACAGTTTATGCAATCGAAATCCTCATATTACTAGTGTATCACGTATGACCAATCCAATGACtcgaattgaaagaaaaaaaaacccacatatttAGACTTCCGTCTTTTCAATATCACCTATTTAGGATGTCTGTATTAGCAcatattgtattatttatttgtattttacaaCCTTATGGTAagtgtttttttcacatttttgtcaGTTATCATTGTTATAAACTAGTGTAATATTAAATCGTAAGATGAACTTAAATGTTCACATCAACGATCGtgtctttgtttatattttcagaatgTGAAAGAAAATGCCATTGTGTAAAAAAATGGATGTTAAGGATATGATTATTTTAAGTTTGGTGGGATTACATTTTTTAGCAATTAATCAGTTGTTTCAAAACTAAGGTAACAACTTGCTCGGATAAAAATGCCTCGGCTGGTTTGACTGTTACAACACATACCATGTATGTACACCTTCTGGTTTTGTTAACCCGCCAtgcaatgttttatatttttggctTTCGACATTCGATAGTCACGACTGAACGCTATTCTAGTATCATATATACATTGATAAGTAATTACTagtatctatgatcagtttattcAACCGTTGTTTtcagctgataaaaaataaaaacattttgacatTCAATCACCTTCAACTCTTTTGCACTGCAATGAATAAAAAACCTATTACCCtattatataaatacataaataatactAACGTTACGATATACACTGCATCAGTTACACATGACAACCATTAGTGTTACTTCAATAATAATGTTCGAttcttaattcataaaaaaaaccgaaCCTCAAAACAATCGCCGAAGAGacgataaaaagaaaactacattTAGAGAGCACCGACCGGACAGTTTATCATAACTTACACTGAATCAACACCGCTTTAACGAATTGTCTGCTCCTGAGTGGACCTTTCACACAGTGTCTTGTTAAAGAGACAAGagggaaaacaaaattatatgaaaactGATAAGtcgcaaataaactgacaatacaatGCATGACAACAAAAAAAgagatgaaaagacaaacaaccgtacaaaaaatacaacaaagaaaactaaagactgagccacacaaaccccacaaaaacAACGGTATTCTAAGGTGCATAGGAAGGAGAAGCCCATCCAACTCCACGTGTGTTACGCGTCGTGTTGCCCCTTGTATCGACAATGGAAACATATCTGTCTCCCTCTGTTAAACAGATATTTAATAACCGTCAACCAATTCATGACGACGTCTGTAAaagtacgaagggatgatttcaacttcatcacttGAAACTCTTGGTAGCTTCCGTTTGTGCAGAGCCTTCTTTCAAGGAAATACAAGCTCTGAAATATCGTATATCTGGGATATATATACTTCGTATACAGGCGCAGATGTTATGATTCTACATAGAATTAGAGTATTACAttacaatattttgattttattcagcAAGCAATAAGCGATTCAAACTTGATATgaaatagagttattttaatcattttaaacaaaAGACAGGAAACATCTTATCAATTAATTACTGTTGTAAGGTATTTTTAAGTTATTTCCTGTCACTTAATCTTTTAAATGTAACATAATTTTGTTTTCGCATGTTCACTATTACAATAATAAGAACGAAAGGAGGACATAAATCAATCTAATGTCTCCGTAAAAATGTTAAACTTTCAAAAACATAAATGGATTATAATAAACAAAGGAAAACGGGATGTTGTttcggttttgttttgttttttaatttaaaaaactttTCGGTTTCCCTATTTCTTTATTGAacaataaaattttgcaaaatgtATAAACTTCTATATAAACTTAAGTTGTTAATTCTATAAACATTTGGATTTGTGGTTCACCTTAACACACGAAATAccccccaaaaaatgaaaaaattacacGAATTATAATACATCTTCAGCATGTAAATCTCTGACTGCATTTGAGCAGATAAACATAATTTCAAACCTTTCTGAATGATAAGGTACCCATCGAAGAAATATCATAAGGTAATAACTTGAAAATTGCAAAGATCTGCCATTTTCTCGAACGTACACGATTGAGCCAGAGGAAGTGGAGTTACAGAAAAACGTGCCTATTTTACAACTTGAATGGGCCTGCATAACTACAGGCTAAACacttatattttttcaaagcCATAACcttaatatatcttttttgacCGGTcgtagcttttttttttttatgaaatggaaAGATAAAGACaactttgttttcaaaattaaacatgAGAATCAATTTAAATTGTAATACTCTTATATTGTCATTAAACATATGATTTTATTAAGAGTGTATTCAAATTATTCTTAATTTTCGTCCATTTTTCCTCAGTTAAACGCATCTGCACTCTGTattattttactgaaataatAACAACGTTTGTCAAACTAGATTACATCGATAATATCAAGATTTTaacattaaaaagtaattaaatttccctttgtaaaaatataaaaaaaatcctacttAGTCATGtttgtatttcaaataaattCACTTCATGAGGAGttttaaattttgcattataATTCAATGAATTTCCGGATTTAAATCCTGACCGATACGAAGAAAAGTGACTTCAGGTGGCACAGTAGTATTTCCTTACCTTTTGGATAATGTTAGTCATTTTAGAATTTTCACTACCTTCTAACACTGTCCATAATTTAACATACACTGCTAACTGAAGTACTTccattatattataattattcagAAGTGCATTTtgatatgtatcatgaccgtttaacTTGTTTTGCTGTCTTCATAATGCTGATGCCACTAGTGCTTTCAGGACTTTTATTATGCAGTGAAaacaaaattctcaaaaattcatctTCACCtgcatgtaaaattatttcatattttctacACCTTATTCATCCCGCAGTTTGGAAGAGTATGTTCAGAAGATACAGTATTTTTCTCTAGTCCCATCGTTCAGATATATTGATTTACggagggtacacaaaagagcaattTAAATTCTGGAATGTGAATACTACCGTACCACCTTCAAAATTTATCATAGTATTGTTCGTAGTTGTGCAATTTAGTTATTG
The window above is part of the Mytilus edulis chromosome 6, xbMytEdul2.2, whole genome shotgun sequence genome. Proteins encoded here:
- the LOC139529039 gene encoding uncharacterized protein, which produces MCDNNIIDIDTFKYLKPENSKPGRFYLLPKIHKPGNPGRPIVSANGHPTEKISEFVDYYLRPHVENLPSFIKDSTDYLLKMQDLNPLPANTTLVTMDVTSFYTNIPHADGIEACREVWDSRSLKIPPTDCLVEMLTMVLKKNNFTFQGEHYLQKNGTAMGTKMAPSYANIFMGKFEMQLLECSIEKPLSWYRFIDDVDMKWDKGDQKLQTFITNANNQHPTIKFTHETSDSTINFLDTSSTLSVGIINTDIYSKPTDTHQYLSPESCHPPHCTKSIPYSRALRIRFGIC